A region of Paraburkholderia sp. BL23I1N1 DNA encodes the following proteins:
- a CDS encoding type II toxin-antitoxin system VapC family toxin, whose protein sequence is MRLLLDTHLLVWAAADDPALSNEARAAIEDAGNTLYFSVASIWEIVVKSALGREDFQVDARVLRRNLPDAGYEELSIEAQHAFEVAALPPLHKDPFDRLLVGQAMAEGIVLLTHDDQIKRYDFAPVRYV, encoded by the coding sequence GTGAGGCTGTTGCTCGATACTCATCTGCTGGTCTGGGCTGCGGCTGACGATCCTGCCTTGTCGAACGAAGCGCGCGCAGCCATCGAGGACGCCGGCAACACCCTCTACTTCAGCGTCGCCAGCATCTGGGAAATTGTCGTCAAGAGCGCACTGGGCCGTGAGGACTTTCAGGTCGATGCACGCGTTCTTCGCAGGAACCTGCCTGATGCTGGTTATGAAGAGCTGTCGATTGAAGCACAGCATGCGTTCGAAGTTGCGGCCCTTCCGCCTCTTCACAAGGACCCGTTCGACCGGCTCCTCGTCGGTCAAGCGATGGCAGAAGGAATCGTGTTGTTGACCCACGATGACCAGATAAAGCGATACGACTTCGCGCCAGTGCGGTACGTCTAG
- a CDS encoding SRPBCC family protein, which translates to MTQNAADHADSRDLVISRVLRAPRAALWRAWSEPGLLKEWWCPKPWTTEVRAFDLHPGGAFHTVMQGPDGNTSDNPGCFLEVVPQSRLVFTSMLTADWRPAKPWLGFTAIITMADESEGSRYIARVMHQDDAAREQHEKLGFFDGWNTVITQLDEFASALR; encoded by the coding sequence ATGACACAAAACGCAGCCGACCACGCTGATTCCCGCGATCTCGTTATCTCTCGCGTGCTGCGCGCACCGCGGGCCGCCTTGTGGCGCGCGTGGTCAGAACCGGGCCTGCTCAAGGAGTGGTGGTGTCCAAAGCCGTGGACAACCGAGGTTCGTGCCTTTGACCTGCACCCTGGTGGAGCCTTTCATACGGTCATGCAGGGCCCGGATGGAAACACTAGCGATAACCCCGGATGCTTCCTTGAGGTCGTGCCCCAATCGCGTCTTGTGTTCACGTCGATGCTCACGGCGGACTGGCGTCCAGCCAAGCCGTGGCTCGGTTTCACGGCGATCATCACGATGGCCGACGAAAGCGAAGGTAGCCGCTATATTGCCCGGGTGATGCATCAGGACGATGCCGCGCGCGAGCAACACGAAAAGTTGGGCTTCTTCGACGGATGGAACACCGTTATCACCCAGCTCGACGAATTCGCGAGTGCGCTGCGCTAA
- a CDS encoding helix-turn-helix transcriptional regulator → MANYYGTVSEVFQALADPTRCAIVRALVSGAQSVSALAAPFDMALPSFMKHVNVLERSGLILTRKVGRTRTCELLPEKLSQAEQWIGQQRALWEARSDRTVEFVERLHQEEQANDTKRSRPR, encoded by the coding sequence ATGGCTAACTATTATGGGACGGTAAGCGAAGTGTTCCAGGCGCTCGCTGACCCCACTCGTTGCGCGATCGTCCGTGCACTGGTCAGCGGCGCACAGTCGGTGTCAGCGCTGGCGGCACCGTTCGATATGGCACTGCCGTCGTTCATGAAGCACGTGAACGTGCTTGAGCGCAGCGGCCTCATCCTGACCCGCAAGGTCGGGCGGACACGCACGTGCGAGCTACTGCCGGAAAAGCTTTCGCAGGCCGAACAGTGGATAGGCCAGCAACGAGCTTTGTGGGAAGCAAGATCCGACCGCACGGTCGAATTCGTTGAACGACTTCATCAGGAGGAGCAAGCCAATGACACAAAACGCAGCCGACCACGCTGA
- a CDS encoding DUF1330 domain-containing protein, which produces MTAYAVAHLTNVALCADIVEYLERIDDTLEPFSGRFVVHGARPEVREGEWHGDLIMVAFPDLAAARAWYGSDAYQRILPLRLRHANGSVILIDGVDEHHKATDILG; this is translated from the coding sequence ATGACTGCATACGCTGTCGCCCATCTGACGAACGTCGCGTTGTGCGCTGACATCGTCGAATACCTCGAGCGCATTGACGACACACTTGAGCCGTTTAGCGGCCGTTTTGTCGTGCACGGCGCTCGACCCGAGGTGCGCGAAGGCGAATGGCACGGCGATCTGATTATGGTTGCGTTTCCCGATCTCGCCGCCGCGCGCGCCTGGTACGGATCGGACGCGTATCAACGAATCCTGCCGTTACGCCTGCGGCATGCGAACGGGTCCGTGATTTTGATCGACGGTGTGGACGAGCACCATAAAGCGACTGACATCCTGGGCTGA
- a CDS encoding universal stress protein, with protein sequence MAPFDRILLCYDATPEGRLALRCGAALAQQLHAETHLLAIFDCTYWSSGVDVLSSMKFEVDEQAARETLREGIDWLRAWGVTATGHYSVGNAIDQISRLADSLKVDLIVIGHHPHGFFARWWMGENHALLLDRVSCAVLFEVDD encoded by the coding sequence ATGGCCCCGTTCGACCGGATCCTGCTCTGCTACGACGCCACGCCGGAGGGACGGCTCGCGCTGCGCTGCGGCGCAGCCCTTGCGCAACAGCTGCACGCTGAAACCCATCTGCTCGCGATTTTCGACTGCACATATTGGTCCAGCGGCGTCGACGTCCTGTCGTCGATGAAATTCGAGGTCGATGAGCAGGCGGCACGAGAAACACTGCGCGAGGGTATTGACTGGCTACGGGCATGGGGTGTGACTGCAACGGGACATTATTCGGTCGGAAATGCTATTGACCAGATTTCCCGCCTCGCAGATTCATTGAAGGTCGACCTGATCGTCATTGGGCACCACCCGCATGGATTTTTTGCACGCTGGTGGATGGGAGAAAACCATGCATTGCTGCTCGACCGCGTGTCTTGCGCTGTCCTATTCGAAGTAGACGACTGA
- a CDS encoding high-potential iron-sulfur protein — MQISRRRFVIAAASLASTTLLPTESRADATAVSETDPTAQALGYKTDATRVDKAKYPKYVAGQTCTNCQLYQGKPGAPSGPCPIYGGKLVDSKGWCSAYVKKT; from the coding sequence ATGCAAATATCCCGTCGTCGTTTCGTGATAGCTGCCGCTTCGCTGGCTTCCACGACGCTCCTTCCCACCGAGTCGCGCGCTGACGCTACGGCGGTCTCCGAGACCGACCCAACCGCTCAGGCGCTAGGTTATAAAACGGACGCGACAAGAGTGGACAAGGCGAAATATCCCAAATACGTTGCCGGCCAAACGTGCACCAATTGTCAGCTCTATCAGGGCAAGCCGGGTGCCCCCTCCGGGCCGTGTCCAATTTATGGTGGCAAGCTGGTCGATTCAAAGGGATGGTGCAGCGCTTACGTGAAAAAAACCTGA
- a CDS encoding chloride channel protein, producing the protein MSLVQFVDRRTLQRAHRLWLHYGVFWLGAIAVGLTAVLYAQLIDFGYGAFLRYSAQYRWLPLLVTPAISAACVWITRRFFPGAEGSGIPQVIASLHDHSGLGHRLLTIRILVGKIFISFLAILGGLTIGREGPTIHVGAALMFNLRAFYPKRFRAMQGGVLERRLALAGAAAGLSAAFNAPLAGVVFAIEELTRSFEQRTSGVLITAIIFAGIVALGIQGNYTYFGTIDVGPHFPDLLALAVVLIGVVAGAAGGIFCWLLLNTQRWMPSIVLGWRAQRPVAFGAGCGLLIAVIGVLSGGHTFGSGYAEARGMLEGNAHLTVLYPVFKMASMVGSYLPGAPGGLFAPSLAIGAGIGNALHLLFSQMQLPMLIALGMVGYLAAVTQSPITSFVIVIEMINGHALVISLMATALIASRVSRIFAPPLYEALSERYGTGKQS; encoded by the coding sequence ATGTCACTTGTTCAATTTGTAGACCGACGTACATTGCAACGTGCGCATCGGCTGTGGCTGCACTACGGCGTGTTCTGGCTTGGCGCCATTGCCGTAGGGCTTACTGCTGTGTTGTATGCGCAGTTGATCGACTTTGGTTACGGTGCATTCCTGAGATATTCCGCGCAGTACCGATGGTTACCGCTGCTGGTCACCCCCGCGATCAGCGCGGCTTGCGTCTGGATCACGCGCCGTTTTTTCCCGGGCGCGGAGGGAAGCGGGATTCCACAGGTGATTGCGAGCCTCCACGACCACAGCGGGTTGGGCCATCGCCTCCTGACGATCAGAATTCTCGTTGGCAAGATTTTCATCTCCTTTCTGGCGATATTGGGAGGGCTCACGATTGGCCGTGAAGGGCCCACCATCCACGTGGGGGCGGCGCTGATGTTCAATCTGCGCGCCTTTTACCCAAAAAGGTTTCGCGCGATGCAGGGTGGCGTACTGGAACGCAGGCTGGCATTAGCGGGAGCGGCCGCGGGCTTATCGGCGGCATTCAACGCGCCTTTGGCCGGCGTTGTCTTTGCGATAGAGGAGCTTACCCGCAGCTTCGAGCAGAGAACAAGCGGCGTACTGATTACCGCAATCATTTTTGCTGGTATCGTCGCTTTGGGAATCCAGGGCAACTATACGTATTTCGGCACGATCGACGTTGGCCCGCATTTTCCCGATCTGCTTGCGTTGGCCGTCGTCCTGATCGGCGTAGTTGCAGGTGCTGCCGGCGGCATCTTCTGCTGGCTCCTGCTCAATACCCAACGCTGGATGCCGTCCATTGTGCTCGGCTGGCGGGCACAACGTCCTGTGGCATTCGGTGCCGGATGTGGCCTTCTGATCGCAGTGATCGGTGTCCTCTCCGGAGGGCACACGTTCGGCAGCGGCTATGCAGAAGCTCGCGGGATGCTTGAGGGCAATGCGCATCTTACCGTCTTGTATCCTGTGTTCAAGATGGCATCGATGGTCGGCTCTTACCTGCCGGGGGCGCCAGGTGGACTATTCGCCCCGTCGCTCGCGATTGGCGCGGGAATCGGCAATGCGCTCCATCTGCTGTTTTCCCAGATGCAACTGCCGATGCTGATTGCACTCGGAATGGTTGGCTATCTTGCGGCTGTCACGCAAAGTCCTATCACGTCATTTGTCATCGTGATCGAGATGATCAACGGACACGCGTTGGTGATTTCACTAATGGCCACTGCGCTGATTGCCAGCCGCGTGTCCAGGATCTTCGCGCCACCGTTGTATGAAGCGCTGTCAGAACGCTACGGTACTGGAAAGCAATCGTGA
- a CDS encoding HdeA/HdeB family chaperone, translated as MKRIMIGVFVVGLGMSQIGFAQPARQVQPARMKCEDFLSLADNYKPALLYWTAGVDRTNMKTNDVLVVDAADPVGLVVDECRKDPGTSFMGKVRQLTRSGRLNVLEHDDHR; from the coding sequence ATGAAGCGGATCATGATTGGGGTGTTTGTTGTGGGCTTGGGAATGTCACAGATCGGCTTCGCACAACCAGCGCGGCAAGTGCAACCTGCAAGAATGAAATGTGAAGATTTCCTGTCGCTAGCCGACAATTACAAACCCGCGTTGCTGTACTGGACGGCCGGTGTTGACCGGACGAACATGAAAACGAATGACGTACTCGTGGTCGATGCAGCAGACCCGGTGGGGTTGGTCGTTGATGAATGCAGGAAAGACCCAGGAACATCTTTCATGGGCAAGGTCCGGCAACTGACCAGGTCGGGGCGGCTCAATGTTCTGGAGCATGACGATCACCGCTAG
- the pal gene encoding peptidoglycan-associated lipoprotein Pal, which translates to MTRTGLCIVTLLVGMLAGCHSGPKLNQSGESQGNAATSQTTNVAPVVVDELDNPNGPLAKRSIYFDFDSYTVKSDYQPLLAAHAQYLRSHPNRHVLIQGNTDERGTSEYNLALGERRSQAVLHDLETLGVPDSQLEAVSFGKEKPIALGHDEASWAQNRRADLVYR; encoded by the coding sequence ATGACCAGAACTGGACTTTGTATTGTTACGCTGCTGGTGGGAATGCTTGCGGGATGTCATTCGGGGCCCAAGCTGAATCAGAGCGGCGAGTCGCAGGGCAACGCCGCGACAAGCCAGACAACCAATGTCGCCCCAGTAGTCGTGGATGAACTTGACAACCCGAACGGACCGCTCGCGAAACGTAGCATCTACTTCGATTTCGACAGCTATACGGTCAAGAGCGACTATCAACCGCTCCTTGCAGCGCATGCGCAGTACCTCAGAAGCCACCCCAACCGTCATGTGCTGATTCAGGGCAACACGGACGAACGCGGGACGAGTGAATACAATCTGGCGCTCGGCGAAAGGCGCTCGCAAGCAGTGCTCCATGACCTGGAGACCCTTGGCGTACCTGACTCCCAACTGGAAGCCGTGAGTTTCGGAAAAGAAAAGCCCATTGCTCTGGGCCACGACGAGGCATCATGGGCACAGAACCGGCGAGCTGACCTGGTTTATCGCTGA
- a CDS encoding IS256 family transposase, whose product MNKFTEKAIVGLSGSGLGLDDLVRQGARQVIQQAIEAELAALLERFENVKTLHGQRAVVRNGYLPEREVLTAAGPIAVKVPKVRDRSGSGVKFNSSIVPPYVRKSPRVSAALPWLYLKGISTGDMSEALAVLLGDDAKGLSANVVSRLKSQWADEHASWSRRDLSKSRYVYWWVDGIHTGLRSENSDGQCLLVIIGVRPDGRKERVAIGDGYRESKASWQELLLDLKTRGLQAGPLLSVGDGAMGFWAALEEVFPATRGQRCWFHKMGNVLNALPKSQQGKAKADLQAIWMAATRADAYAAFDRFVTVYAAKFPKATETLKKDRESLLAFYDFPAEHWQHLRTTNAIESTFATVRHRTTRTRNCVSRPTFLGLAFKLIEEAEKTWRRINGPEHIKLLLEGIAFKDGEPVQDDRPGQQKLAA is encoded by the coding sequence ATGAACAAGTTTACGGAAAAAGCAATCGTCGGTCTATCAGGAAGCGGTCTGGGTCTGGACGATCTGGTCCGGCAAGGCGCGCGGCAGGTGATCCAGCAGGCGATTGAAGCGGAGCTCGCGGCGCTGCTGGAACGGTTCGAGAACGTCAAGACCCTGCATGGGCAGCGCGCTGTGGTGCGCAACGGCTACTTGCCGGAGCGCGAAGTGTTGACGGCGGCCGGCCCGATTGCCGTGAAGGTGCCGAAGGTTCGGGATCGGTCAGGATCAGGTGTGAAGTTCAATTCATCGATTGTGCCGCCGTATGTGAGGAAGTCGCCGCGTGTGAGTGCCGCGCTGCCGTGGCTGTATCTGAAAGGCATTTCGACGGGCGACATGAGCGAGGCGCTCGCCGTGCTTCTGGGTGACGACGCCAAAGGCTTGTCGGCGAACGTAGTGAGCCGTCTGAAGTCGCAGTGGGCGGACGAACATGCCAGCTGGAGCCGACGTGATCTGTCGAAGTCCCGCTATGTGTACTGGTGGGTCGACGGCATTCATACCGGGCTGCGTAGCGAGAACTCGGACGGCCAGTGCCTGCTGGTGATCATCGGCGTGAGGCCGGATGGGCGCAAGGAGCGTGTGGCGATCGGCGACGGGTATCGGGAGTCGAAGGCGTCATGGCAGGAGTTGCTGCTCGACCTGAAGACGCGAGGCCTGCAGGCCGGTCCGTTGCTGTCAGTCGGCGATGGCGCGATGGGATTCTGGGCCGCGCTGGAAGAAGTGTTTCCTGCTACGCGAGGCCAGCGCTGCTGGTTCCACAAGATGGGTAACGTCCTGAACGCGCTGCCGAAGTCGCAGCAAGGCAAAGCTAAAGCAGATCTGCAGGCGATCTGGATGGCCGCCACGCGCGCCGACGCGTATGCCGCGTTTGATCGTTTCGTGACGGTCTACGCGGCGAAATTTCCGAAGGCGACGGAAACGTTGAAGAAGGACCGGGAAAGCCTGTTGGCTTTTTACGATTTCCCGGCCGAACACTGGCAGCATCTGCGCACGACCAACGCGATCGAGTCGACGTTTGCGACGGTGCGCCACCGCACGACTCGCACGCGCAACTGCGTGTCGCGACCGACTTTCCTTGGTCTGGCATTCAAGCTGATCGAGGAAGCCGAGAAAACCTGGCGCCGCATCAACGGCCCCGAACATATCAAGCTGTTGCTGGAGGGCATTGCCTTTAAGGACGGCGAACCGGTGCAGGACGATCGACCGGGTCAGCAGAAACTCGCCGCTTGA
- a CDS encoding chloride channel protein: MVPIAMYWLCFLAFVVGIITGLGAVVFRGLIGFVHNAFFLGQFSFLYDASHFTPAAPWGVWVILVPVVGGLAVTWIVSAFAPEAKGHGVPEVMDAIYYKRGVIRPVVAVVKSIASALAIGSGAAVGREGPIIQIGSALGSTLGQIVQMTAGQRITLVAAGAGAGIAATFNTPIGGVLFATELMMPEISVNTFLPVAIATGTATFIGRLFFGAAPAFFVPAQLGAIPNQPGSALTLILYALLGVVAGAAAALLIRALHWSEDAFDRIPGRYQRHTVGMLIVGLTMYLLFRYAGHYYVEGVGYSTIQATLYGQLQGGAFLLMLALCKTLATSVSLGSGSSGGVFSPSLFIGATLGAAFASLVAMTLPGAPVSAPAFAMVGMGAMVGGGTGAAMTAVAMIFEMTRDYDIVLPMIIAVAFSLGARRLLSPESIYTLKLVRRGHQIPNALHANMFLVQSAAQVMETDVFVLDAQVPFRDLLPHSEGPAFRHVVVTKQHEIYGVLRINTGLRRAVSQSDSEITLGALAQRNFIVVQENDVAFGVITRLRKQHAVMAVVVGRHEGRGPARVLGVIAKEHIADAVASSITIFPG; encoded by the coding sequence GTGGTCCCGATCGCCATGTACTGGTTGTGCTTTCTCGCGTTCGTCGTGGGAATCATCACGGGATTGGGGGCCGTTGTCTTCCGGGGGTTGATCGGATTCGTACACAACGCGTTCTTTCTCGGTCAATTTTCGTTTCTGTACGATGCCAGCCACTTCACGCCGGCGGCGCCGTGGGGCGTGTGGGTGATTCTGGTGCCCGTCGTTGGGGGGCTCGCGGTCACCTGGATCGTGAGCGCCTTCGCTCCGGAAGCCAAGGGGCACGGCGTACCGGAGGTCATGGATGCGATCTATTACAAGCGCGGCGTGATCCGGCCGGTTGTGGCGGTCGTGAAGTCGATTGCGTCGGCGCTGGCAATCGGTTCCGGTGCCGCAGTGGGGCGCGAGGGGCCAATCATCCAGATCGGCTCTGCCCTTGGCTCGACGCTCGGCCAGATCGTGCAGATGACTGCCGGACAACGCATCACGCTCGTGGCAGCTGGGGCAGGTGCAGGCATCGCGGCGACCTTCAACACGCCGATTGGTGGCGTGCTCTTCGCCACTGAACTGATGATGCCGGAGATCAGTGTCAACACGTTCCTGCCGGTAGCGATTGCCACCGGCACAGCGACCTTTATTGGCCGGCTCTTCTTTGGCGCGGCGCCCGCCTTCTTCGTTCCCGCGCAACTGGGCGCGATTCCAAACCAGCCGGGCAGTGCGCTCACGCTAATTCTGTATGCGCTGCTAGGCGTCGTGGCGGGTGCGGCTGCGGCGCTGCTGATCCGTGCGCTGCATTGGTCCGAAGATGCGTTCGACCGTATACCGGGCCGCTATCAGCGCCACACGGTCGGGATGCTGATTGTCGGATTGACCATGTATCTGCTGTTTCGCTATGCAGGCCATTATTACGTCGAAGGCGTCGGCTACTCGACCATTCAGGCCACGCTCTATGGCCAGTTGCAGGGTGGGGCATTCCTGCTGATGCTGGCGCTATGCAAGACATTGGCAACGTCGGTCAGTCTGGGGTCGGGCTCGTCGGGCGGGGTATTCTCACCGTCGCTCTTCATTGGTGCGACGCTTGGCGCGGCGTTTGCGTCATTGGTTGCCATGACGCTGCCTGGGGCACCGGTCAGCGCGCCGGCGTTTGCAATGGTCGGCATGGGCGCAATGGTCGGCGGCGGCACGGGCGCCGCGATGACCGCTGTCGCGATGATCTTCGAGATGACGCGGGACTACGACATCGTGCTGCCGATGATCATCGCAGTGGCGTTCAGCCTCGGCGCGCGCCGCTTGTTGTCGCCCGAAAGCATCTATACGCTCAAGCTCGTGCGGCGTGGTCATCAGATTCCCAATGCGCTTCACGCGAACATGTTTCTTGTGCAGAGCGCTGCGCAGGTGATGGAGACGGACGTTTTCGTGCTCGATGCGCAGGTACCTTTTCGCGACCTGCTTCCGCACTCGGAAGGACCCGCTTTCCGGCACGTTGTGGTGACGAAGCAGCATGAGATCTACGGCGTACTGCGCATCAACACGGGTTTGCGTCGTGCGGTCAGTCAGAGCGACTCGGAGATTACGCTTGGGGCACTCGCGCAGCGCAATTTTATTGTCGTGCAGGAGAACGATGTCGCGTTTGGTGTCATCACCCGGCTCCGCAAGCAGCATGCGGTGATGGCGGTTGTCGTGGGGCGACATGAAGGACGAGGCCCGGCACGCGTGCTCGGCGTGATCGCGAAAGAGCACATTGCGGATGCCGTGGCGAGCAGCATCACGATATTTCCGGGGTAG
- a CDS encoding APC family permease yields the protein MSTTSLTLSGKLRRDAGVVGLLFASTTSMVGSGWLFGSYHAAKIAGPLSIGSWVLGAIIIMLIALCFAELAALFPRSGALVHMSHASHGEGLGRIWCWLLFLAYVPVPAVETEAIVTYANNYLPYFIRPGNEGLLTTTGFITCAALLGVTALLNLMAVRWLLNVNSTITWWKILVPVLTIIGLMAASTHWDVMSAAPGTCNMSGMFTALPAAGIVFSYLGFRTAIDLGGETANPHRNIPLAVIGSVLLAAALYIMLQVAFIWALAPADLAHGWANLSFKGEMGPFAGLAATLGLGWMATLLYIDAYLSPGGTGLMYVTGGSRILFAAGEMDAGPRVLTKLNGNKVPWVAVLVMWFVGAIFLLPFPAWQQMVSYITSVTVLTYGLGPIALLVLRRNLPELKRPFRMAGASIFAPLAFICSNLVIYWTGLKTNSFLFSLVAIGFVAYAVYYHLLAHRPARQFGWRQIAWLLPWFGGIWVLSWLGNIGGGRNVIGFGWDVLLVSVWSVVVMLLAMRCALGPAETAMMMQRMDGTS from the coding sequence ATGAGCACAACCTCACTAACCTTATCGGGGAAATTGCGTCGCGACGCGGGCGTCGTCGGTCTCCTGTTTGCCAGTACCACCAGTATGGTTGGGTCGGGCTGGCTATTCGGTTCGTATCACGCGGCGAAAATCGCCGGTCCGTTGAGCATTGGAAGCTGGGTGCTGGGCGCAATCATCATCATGCTGATTGCGCTTTGCTTTGCCGAACTGGCCGCGCTGTTTCCACGCAGTGGCGCGCTGGTGCACATGAGCCATGCAAGTCACGGCGAGGGCCTGGGACGCATCTGGTGCTGGCTGCTTTTTCTCGCCTATGTGCCGGTGCCGGCAGTCGAAACGGAAGCCATCGTCACCTATGCGAACAACTATCTGCCGTACTTCATCCGGCCCGGCAACGAAGGGCTGCTGACTACCACGGGTTTCATCACCTGTGCGGCGCTGTTAGGCGTGACGGCGCTGTTGAACCTGATGGCTGTCAGATGGCTGCTCAACGTTAATTCGACCATCACATGGTGGAAAATTCTCGTGCCCGTGCTGACAATCATCGGCTTGATGGCAGCCAGCACACACTGGGACGTGATGAGCGCGGCACCTGGTACCTGCAACATGTCTGGCATGTTCACGGCGCTCCCGGCCGCGGGGATCGTGTTCAGCTATCTCGGCTTTCGCACGGCGATCGATCTTGGCGGCGAGACAGCCAATCCGCACCGGAACATTCCGCTCGCGGTGATCGGCTCGGTATTGCTGGCAGCGGCGCTGTACATCATGCTCCAGGTGGCCTTTATCTGGGCGCTCGCGCCGGCTGACCTCGCGCATGGTTGGGCCAATCTGAGTTTCAAGGGCGAGATGGGGCCGTTCGCGGGCCTCGCGGCAACGCTTGGGCTTGGCTGGATGGCGACCTTGTTGTACATCGACGCGTATCTGTCGCCAGGTGGCACTGGCTTGATGTACGTGACCGGCGGCTCGCGCATCCTGTTTGCCGCGGGCGAAATGGACGCGGGACCGCGTGTGTTGACGAAGCTCAATGGCAACAAGGTTCCGTGGGTTGCGGTGCTCGTGATGTGGTTCGTCGGTGCGATCTTCCTGCTGCCATTTCCCGCATGGCAACAAATGGTCAGTTACATCACATCGGTGACGGTACTCACCTACGGACTCGGCCCGATCGCGCTGCTTGTGCTGCGCCGCAACCTGCCTGAACTGAAGCGGCCGTTTCGCATGGCTGGTGCGTCGATTTTTGCGCCGCTCGCTTTCATCTGCAGCAATCTCGTGATCTACTGGACTGGTTTGAAGACCAACTCGTTCCTTTTTTCGCTGGTCGCGATCGGTTTCGTAGCCTACGCTGTCTACTACCATCTCCTTGCCCACAGGCCGGCCCGTCAGTTTGGATGGCGGCAGATTGCGTGGCTGCTGCCGTGGTTTGGCGGTATCTGGGTGCTGTCGTGGCTCGGTAATATTGGTGGCGGACGTAACGTGATCGGCTTCGGCTGGGACGTCCTCCTTGTGTCCGTCTGGAGCGTGGTCGTCATGCTGCTTGCGATGCGCTGCGCGCTGGGACCTGCAGAAACCGCCATGATGATGCAGCGCATGGATGGGACAAGTTGA